The genomic DNA GTAGTTCGTGTATGTAATTAAAGAACTTGTCTTTTATAGTTGTGTTAAATGTTTTTTCCATAGATTTTAAACCATTGATTTGTTGCAATAAGTTGCTTTTTCAAAATCTCGAATATTTATTGCTATAAAGGTTATGTTTGGGAACAGCTCTTTTAAAACCGAAACAATATTTTTTGAGAGTTTTGCTTTTTGTTCTGTAGTTCTACCTTGCATTATATTTGCAAAAACATGAATAAAAGGTTGCTTTTTGCCGCCAACAATGTAGTTTTCTTTAAAAGGGTTTAGACGTACTTTAATATCTGCCTCGTTAAACAAACCAGAGGCAACAGCTGCATTATGAACTTTTAAAAGTGTGTTTTCTGGAGTGCTTAAGTTTAGTATATTTTCTGAGCAGTCTATTACAAAATGTGGCATAATATGTTTACACTTTTAGTTTTTGGTTTTCTATTTTTAAAAGTTCTACTGTTTTTGTGGTAGCGGCAGTGACCGAAAGTGGTAATACTATTATAATTCCAATTACTGGAATTAATAAAAATAACATAAATACAATGCCGTTACCAATGGCAATACCGCGATTTTTATTTACAAAAGCAATACTTTCTTTGTATTTAAAATGGCGTTCTAGTGTATAATCTATATTACCAAAACCTGCATAATAGGCTTGTACTAAGAAAATAAGTATTGTTGATAGAAATCCAATTATTGGTATAAATCCTAAAAGAATTAATGGGATGGTGAATAAAATTTCTTTAAAAAGGTTTCTTATGTTTATTCTAATTCCTCGCCAAAGTTGCTCTTTAAAAGATGTTATTCTATGTTCGTGTTTATGTTTGCCTGTAAGGTGTGTTTCAATTTTTTCGGACACTGGACTCATAAATGGTGCAGATAAAGCCATTACTATATGCTTGTAAAGTATAAAGCCTAATAGTATTATTACGGCACCACCAATAAAACTTGATATGGTTGTAAAGGTTTCTATGCCTTTTTCCCAAGGCCAAATTTTGGCTATAAATCTGCCAATATTATCTGATAGTTTATAGGCTGAAAGTGCAACTACAGTTGCTGTTATAATACTTATTATGATTGGTACTAAAAAGTATTTCCAAAGGTTTAATTTGGAAATTAATGCGAAAGTTCCTGTATAGGCTTTTATTCCTTTTAGTATATTTTTTATCATAGTTTTCTACGATATTAGAATTCTTTTTTAAACTGTTTATTATTTTATAATACTGTTTTTTATTTGAATCTATATGTTAGTTTGCGTAAGCGGTTGCAGCGGTATCCTTTTTTATTAAATAAACGAAGCTTGTGACGTTTATTTAGTAAAAAAGATATAGCGGAAGACGCGACCTACTTTTTTATAACTATAAGTTGAAATATTGTACTTATTGTTAGATAAAAAAGTAGGTTACGCCCAAAATATTTTACGCTTTGTATTCTTTTACAGCGTCTATAAAGGCTTTGGCATTTTCTAACGGAATGTTTGGTAAAATACCATGACCAAGATTTACTATGTATTTGTCTTTACCAAAATCATTAATCATTTGGTGAACCATTTTTTTAATTTCTGCTGGTGGTGAAAATAATCGTGTTGGGTCAAAATTACCTTGTAATGTAATGTTTCCGCCTGTTAAATAACGTGCGTTTCTTGCAGAGCAAGTCCAGTCTACACCTAATGCCGAAGCTCCAGATTTTGCCATTTCGCCAAGTGCGAACCAACAGCCTTTACCAAAGGCAATTACTGGTGTTTCGTCTTTTAATGCATCTATTATTTGTTGTATATATTTCCAAGAGAATTCTTGATAATCTACTGGTGATAACATGCCGCCCCAAGAATCGAATACTTGTACGGCATTAACACCTGCTTTTACTTTTTCTTTTAAATAAGCAATAGTTGTATCTGTAATTTTTTGTAATAATTGGTGTGCTGCTACTGGATTTTTAAAACAAAACTCTTTGGCTTTATCAAAGTTTTTACTGCCTTGACCTTGCACGCAATAACATAAAATGGTCCATGGTGAACCTGCAAAACCAATTAACGGAATGTCGTTATTTAGTTTTTCTTTAGTCATTTTTATTGCATCGTAAACGTAGCTTAAGCTTTCTTTTACGTCTGGTACTATTACATTATCTACGTCTTTTTGAGTGCGAATTGGGTTTGGTAAATAAGGACCAAAATTAGGTTTCATTTGCACTTCGATATTCATTGCTTGTGGTATTACTAAAATATCGCAAAATAGTATGGCAGCATCCATACCGTAACGACGTATTGGTTGTACGGTAATTTCACTTGCTAATTCTGGTGTTTGGCAACGTGTAAAGAAATCGTATTTAGCTTTAATCTCCATAAATTCTGGAAGATAGCGACCTGCTTGACGCATCATCCAAACTGGTGGACGCTCTACTGTTTCTCCTTTTAAAGCTCTTAAAAATAAATCGTTTTTAATCATAATTTTTGCCGTGAAAACGGTAATGTTTTAATTTAAAATTCCTTTTTTTTAAAAGAAATTATACATAGTGTTTATTCACTAATTCTATAACACTTTCTACTGTTGGTACTTTTGCAACTCTTACATCGTTAAAGTAATGTCTTGCTTCTTTTGCAGTAGTTTCGCCTATACAAAAAGCAATCATGGTATTTGTTACAGTATTTTCTTGTTTAAAACTTTTAACGGTTGATGGGCTGTAAAACATAACTCCTTCAACAGTGTTTGGTATTTCTAAGCTATCAAATTTTGTTTGGTAAGCTTCAATTTGTTTTACGTTTATATTGTTTTCTTCTAAAATGGTAGGTAGGTCGTCTAGCCTTAAGTCACTACAAAAATAAGTTACTTGATTACCATCCATATATTCTACAAGATGTTCTGCTAATTTTTTCGCGTTTTTTTCGCTATGTTTTACTTTACCTATGCGGTTTTCTACTAAACGTTTTGTTCTGCGCCCTACACAATAAATGTTTTTAAATTGTAATTCTATTGCAGAGAAGTTTGTTAGTAATGCTTCTACAGCATTTTTACTTGTAATAACAACGTTTTCAATTTCATTTTTTAGTAGTCTTGGTGCAATACGGTTAAGACTTATTTTAATAAAGTCGCTACTTTGTGCAACTACTTTTTCGTGAAATAATAAACGTTGATCTTCTGTTAGCGATTTTGTAGAGTAAACATTAGTGATTTTAGTAGACTCCTTTATACTATCCATTAGGTGTTTTCCACCTTTGTCTATTACATAATCTGCGCACCAAGTGGCGATATCTGTATGTTCTCCTAATTTTTTTACACGTTGTACGGTTATTTTTTTTGTTCCGTTTGGGCTTAATAAAACACCTTCAAAATTAACTTCTTCGTCTTTTATATAGCATAATGCACCAATTGGAGCAGTACATCCACCTTCTAATTTATTTAAAAACTCACGTTCAATTTGTGTACAAATTTGAGTTTCTTCGTGGTTTATTTCGGCTAAAATAGCTCTTGTTTCTTCGTCTTCTTCTAAAGCGGTAACCATAATTGCACCTTGTGCTGGTGCCGGAATCATCCATTCTAAATTAACTGCTGTTTCTGGACGTAAACCTAAACGGCCAATACCTGCTGCTGCAAAAATAGCAGCATTAAAACGGCTAGTGTTTTTTAGTTTTTCTAATCGTGTGTTTACATTACCACGAATATCTTCTATGGTGTGTGTTGGATAACGGTTTAACCATTGTGCTTTTCTACGTAAACTACTTGTTGCAATTACAGCTTCTCGTGCTCCTAGAAATTCTTCGGTAGTTTTGTAAACTAATGTGTCACGAACATTACCGCGCTTTAAAACTGCTGCTTGTACAATACCTTTTGGTAAAAGTGTTGGTACATCTTTTAAAGAGTGTACGGCAATATCAATATCACCATTAAGCATCGCGATATCTAATGTTCGAGTAAATATTCCTGTAATACCAAGCTCGTAAAGTGGTTTGTCTAAAACAATATCTCCTGTAGATTTTACAGGAACAAGAACAGTTTTGTGTCCTAAGTGTTCTAATTGTGATTTTACGGCATTGGCTTGGTAGAGTGCTAACTCGCTATCACGAGTACCAATTCTTATAGTTTTAGACATTTTTTACTGGTTCTAACTGAAAAACTTTTTGAATAAGTTCCAGGCTATCGTTTGTAGAAACCGCTTCGTCTTTTAAATGGTGAGCAAAGTGGTTAGTTATTTTTTGAATGAGTTTATTGGTAATAAGCTCGGCTTGTTCCTCGTTAAAATTAGCAACTTTTTTTCGCTGTGTGTCTAACTCGGCATTTTTAAAATCTTGTAATTTACTTTTTAAAGCCTTTATTGTTGGTGCAAACTTTCTTGTTTCTAACCAGCTATTAAATTCGGCTTTTACTTCTTCAATTATAGTTTCGGCCAGAGGAATATGTTGTTTTCTGTTTTCTAAAGTTTCATCTGTGATTTGAGATAAATCGTCTAAATGAATAAGCTTAACATTATCTAATTCTTGAACGTTATTATTTACGTTTTTAGGAATTGATAAATCTAGAATTAACAAGTCTTTTTTAGACTGAATAATGTGTTTGTCTATTGTTGGGTTTTGAGCACCTGTTGCAACAATTAAAATATCTGAAGCATTAATTTCTTCTTGAAGATTAGCGTATTCTTTTACAATTAAATTAAATTTTCCTGCAATAGCTTCAGCTTTATCTTTAGTTCTATTAATTAAAGTAATATGTTCGTTTTTGGTATGCTTTACTAGGTTTTCGCAAGTGTTTCTTCCTATTTTTCCTGTTCCAAAAAGTAAAATATTTTTGTTTGAAACGTTTTCTACGTGTTTCATTATATATTGAACCGATGCAAAAGACACAGATGTAGCACCTGTTGAAATATCGGTTTCATTTTTAATACGCTTGCTTGCTTGAATAACGGCATTTATTAAACGCTCTATAAAGTGATTTAATAAATTGTGTTTTTTTGAAATTCTTGCGGCTGTTTTTAATTGGCTAATAATTTCGAAATCACCTAAAATCTGGCTGTCTAATCCAGAGCCAACACGAAACATATGTGAAATAGCATCGTTGTTTTTATATACATATGCAACTTTTTGAAACTCTTCTACCGTACCTTTTGTATTGTCGCAAAGAAGTTTAATAAGTTGAAAAGGATGTTCGGCAAAACCAAAAATCTCGGTTCTGTTACATGTAGATGTTACGATTAGGCTTTCTATACCATTAGTATTAGCTTGATTTAGCAAATTTAATTTTGCTTCTTCACTTAAACTAAAATGACCACGAATTTCGGCATCGGCTTTTTTGTAGCTTAAGCCAATAGCGTAGAAAGTAGAGCCTTTTGAAATGTTATATTGTTTCATAAAAATAGTACGCAACAAAAGTAAGTTGTGTTTTATGTAAAAAGTAACGCTGTAAGAACAATTAATATCGATTCGGGTTTTTTAGCGTGGTTTTTTGACTAAATTGCTTAAAAGTACTATTTTTGTTATACTTTACAGTTGTTTTTAATTTTTAATTTAGAACAAATCTAAATAGTAAAATCATGAATTTAGAAAACAAAATTGAAAAAAGTATCGCTAAAGGTTTTTTTATAGAAACACGTGCAGACGATGGTGTTTTTATTTTAACTCACCAAAATGATACACAGGAAGTTAAGCTTATAGAGCGCGAAATTGATAGCAGTTTTATTCAATTCCATTTTTGCTTAAAAGGTGAGAGCTTATTTTTATTTAATAATGGTAATTATAAATTAAATGTAGCTTCTGAAACTTCTTTGCTACTTTACAACCCGCAAAGAGATTTGCCATTGCATTTAGAAGTACAGCCTAATACATGGTTAGTTTCGGTTTTAATTTCTATTAAAAAATTTCATGGTTTATTTTCTCAAGAAGCAGATTATATTACTTTTTTAAGTGAAGATAATAAGGATAAAAAATACTACAAAGACGGTAATATTTCGCCGTCTATGGCTATCGCTTTAAACCAATTGGTGAATTATAACTTAAATGCTTCTATTAAAAATATTTATTTTAAGGCTAAAGCTTATGAGGTGTTAAGTTTGTATTTTAATAGAAGTGAAGATGCAGATATAGAGCAATGTCCTTTTTTGGTTGATGAGACTAATGTTTTAAAAATTAGAAAAGCTAAAGATATTGTAATCTCTAGAATGGCAGAGCCACCAAGTTTACAAGAATTAGCAGATGAAATTGGCTTGACTCTTAAAAAATTAAAAGAAGGCTTTAAACAAATTTATGGTGATAGTGTTTTTAGTTTTTTGCTTGATTACAAGCTTGAGGTTGCCCGAAAACTTTTAGAATCTGGTGAGCATAACGTTAATGAGGTTGGATTAAAAGTAGGTTATAGTACTTCTAGCCACTTTATAGCGGCTTTTAAAAAGAAATACGGTACAACACCTAAAAAATATGTGCAATCTGTAGGTTAAAATTTTTGTGCGAAATACACAGTTAAAAACAACCAGCCTAAATATAAGCTTGTGTAAGCTAAAGCGTAAGAAAGCGATAAACCTATATTCCCTTTTGTTTTTGGCGCCTTACTAAAAACTAATTTTAATGCTCTAAAAAATAGCCAATATAAAAGCATAATAATTATAAATATTGAAAGCCAAAAGGCAAACTCTAGTAGTATTAAAAAAACAAAAGCTAGTATTGTCATGCCTATCCAGGCAATTATAGATATTACTAAGCCACCAATACCATCACTAGCATCTATAAAAGGTACATTTGGAGCTTCGCCAGATGAATTTATATAACGACCTATTTTAAAATTTTTGAAATCAGGAAAATTGTCTATTAACTTTATGCCATAGTATAGCCCATATGCCATAAAAAGAAATAATGCGCAGCCAATAATTGTTAATGAATAATAGAAATTGGCAGTAACAGTGCGTGCGTGATGCTCTCCATTAATATAAACAGAAATAATTGTAATAAGTATTACAATTAGCGAGACAATAAAAACCGATTTGCCTTTTAAATATGTTTTAAATGGTTTCAGTTATTTTCTATTTATTCGTTTTCTAGTTTTGTGTTTTGCTAATTCTAAAGCTTCTTTTATTAATTCATCTTCTTGCTCTCTTATAAAATTACCGGTATAACCAGATTCGTAATACGCTTTAGTTTGTATATCGTTTGGATTTTTTGGATTTAAAAAAGCGACATAATATAATTTTCTTGAGTCTCCATAATCATTTTTACGATTTAGAATATAAAAATACATTTTTCCTTTTTTTCCATTATCGGTTACAAATGGAATGGTTTCTAAAAAAGCGATAGAGTCTCTTCCTTTTTCAATTTCTACATTAGAGAATAAATATGATTTTGCAAATTGCTGCTGTGAAATTACTTTATTTGAATATTGCTTTTTTAAATTATTATAATACAATTTTGTAATTAACTGTGCTTGATTTTTGTAATCGTTTAGCGTTTTATTTTTCAAACTTTTTGGTATTGGCTCATTATTTTTTTCAAGTAAAACATAGTAAGTGGTTAAAGCTCGGGCATTATCACTATTTAATAATTTATTAAAAAAGTTTTGTGCCATTTTTTCTTTTCTAAATGGGAATATGAGTTTAACATAGTTGTATAGTTTACTTTTTCTAGAAGCATACCCAGAGGTTTCACTTAAGCTGCGTTTTATTTCGGTTTTTCCATCGTTTATAATAACTTTCTTGTATTTTTTATAAAGTTTTGGCTTTACCAAACCGCTGTCTTTTAGCTTTGCTAAAAGTGCGTAAATAGGTTCTTTGTATTCTGGAACAGTTATATATTCTAATAGCTCTGGAAATAGTGTTTTTTTAAGTTTTAGTGAGTCTCTATAGTTTAGGAATAGAGATTTTATAGCATATTTTTCTAGAGGTAAATCTATATTTAATAACTTTAAAAAGTCTTGATACGTTTGCTTTGTTTTTTTATTTAGTAAACCTTTTAAAATTGTTGTTTGAACTTCTGGATTTGAATAAGATTCTTGATATAAAGATTTTAAAAACGGAATGGTTTTAGGGTTATCTAATGCTATTAAGTCTCTAATTAAATCTAATTTTACAAATTTTTTGTTTTCAGGGAAATCGAAATTTTTAATGATACTAATAAGTTTATTAACGTGGCTATTGTTAAATTTTATTAGATCTCGATTGCTCATTACAATACTATCATTAGCTTGTAAAGCAGAAAAGAAAATATCTGTTTTATCTGTTAATACAGGTTTGCCTAATAAGGTGTCTAAAGGAGTAAATGT from Lacinutrix sp. 5H-3-7-4 includes the following:
- a CDS encoding helix-turn-helix transcriptional regulator — translated: MNLENKIEKSIAKGFFIETRADDGVFILTHQNDTQEVKLIEREIDSSFIQFHFCLKGESLFLFNNGNYKLNVASETSLLLYNPQRDLPLHLEVQPNTWLVSVLISIKKFHGLFSQEADYITFLSEDNKDKKYYKDGNISPSMAIALNQLVNYNLNASIKNIYFKAKAYEVLSLYFNRSEDADIEQCPFLVDETNVLKIRKAKDIVISRMAEPPSLQELADEIGLTLKKLKEGFKQIYGDSVFSFLLDYKLEVARKLLESGEHNVNEVGLKVGYSTSSHFIAAFKKKYGTTPKKYVQSVG
- the hemA gene encoding glutamyl-tRNA reductase, with amino-acid sequence MKQYNISKGSTFYAIGLSYKKADAEIRGHFSLSEEAKLNLLNQANTNGIESLIVTSTCNRTEIFGFAEHPFQLIKLLCDNTKGTVEEFQKVAYVYKNNDAISHMFRVGSGLDSQILGDFEIISQLKTAARISKKHNLLNHFIERLINAVIQASKRIKNETDISTGATSVSFASVQYIMKHVENVSNKNILLFGTGKIGRNTCENLVKHTKNEHITLINRTKDKAEAIAGKFNLIVKEYANLQEEINASDILIVATGAQNPTIDKHIIQSKKDLLILDLSIPKNVNNNVQELDNVKLIHLDDLSQITDETLENRKQHIPLAETIIEEVKAEFNSWLETRKFAPTIKALKSKLQDFKNAELDTQRKKVANFNEEQAELITNKLIQKITNHFAHHLKDEAVSTNDSLELIQKVFQLEPVKNV
- the hemE gene encoding uroporphyrinogen decarboxylase gives rise to the protein MIKNDLFLRALKGETVERPPVWMMRQAGRYLPEFMEIKAKYDFFTRCQTPELASEITVQPIRRYGMDAAILFCDILVIPQAMNIEVQMKPNFGPYLPNPIRTQKDVDNVIVPDVKESLSYVYDAIKMTKEKLNNDIPLIGFAGSPWTILCYCVQGQGSKNFDKAKEFCFKNPVAAHQLLQKITDTTIAYLKEKVKAGVNAVQVFDSWGGMLSPVDYQEFSWKYIQQIIDALKDETPVIAFGKGCWFALGEMAKSGASALGVDWTCSARNARYLTGGNITLQGNFDPTRLFSPPAEIKKMVHQMINDFGKDKYIVNLGHGILPNIPLENAKAFIDAVKEYKA
- the hemC gene encoding hydroxymethylbilane synthase, which translates into the protein MSKTIRIGTRDSELALYQANAVKSQLEHLGHKTVLVPVKSTGDIVLDKPLYELGITGIFTRTLDIAMLNGDIDIAVHSLKDVPTLLPKGIVQAAVLKRGNVRDTLVYKTTEEFLGAREAVIATSSLRRKAQWLNRYPTHTIEDIRGNVNTRLEKLKNTSRFNAAIFAAAGIGRLGLRPETAVNLEWMIPAPAQGAIMVTALEEDEETRAILAEINHEETQICTQIEREFLNKLEGGCTAPIGALCYIKDEEVNFEGVLLSPNGTKKITVQRVKKLGEHTDIATWCADYVIDKGGKHLMDSIKESTKITNVYSTKSLTEDQRLLFHEKVVAQSSDFIKISLNRIAPRLLKNEIENVVITSKNAVEALLTNFSAIELQFKNIYCVGRRTKRLVENRIGKVKHSEKNAKKLAEHLVEYMDGNQVTYFCSDLRLDDLPTILEENNINVKQIEAYQTKFDSLEIPNTVEGVMFYSPSTVKSFKQENTVTNTMIAFCIGETTAKEARHYFNDVRVAKVPTVESVIELVNKHYV
- a CDS encoding 5-carboxymethyl-2-hydroxymuconate Delta-isomerase, giving the protein MPHFVIDCSENILNLSTPENTLLKVHNAAVASGLFNEADIKVRLNPFKENYIVGGKKQPFIHVFANIMQGRTTEQKAKLSKNIVSVLKELFPNITFIAINIRDFEKATYCNKSMV
- a CDS encoding EI24 domain-containing protein, coding for MIKNILKGIKAYTGTFALISKLNLWKYFLVPIIISIITATVVALSAYKLSDNIGRFIAKIWPWEKGIETFTTISSFIGGAVIILLGFILYKHIVMALSAPFMSPVSEKIETHLTGKHKHEHRITSFKEQLWRGIRINIRNLFKEILFTIPLILLGFIPIIGFLSTILIFLVQAYYAGFGNIDYTLERHFKYKESIAFVNKNRGIAIGNGIVFMLFLLIPVIGIIIVLPLSVTAATTKTVELLKIENQKLKV